The Apis cerana isolate GH-2021 linkage group LG12, AcerK_1.0, whole genome shotgun sequence genome window below encodes:
- the LOC108004226 gene encoding ubiquitin-like protein 7, with product MSSELILGVRLDLQTLTTIKLSDINFKTKVAELKYETAGRVNLSKELFELIYCGCVLEDDMTLESYGLKNGAMIHVLRKREPELPSFPKYISEDGILQLVSAFKSFKENPGLRSALSRIGKKPEVMDNIISSSPGLHEDTVAIAILQDPDLMSYFTDVDTVRRFAEAHPVLVEAAQNIAAAVHAEAHNNITFGINSSLSNSESAAFSYSLDNLSGDEEMAGDSSQSSDSTQPSNLSSNPTNSAVTVAQLAAAVSRARAGSFPLSDSSSSTSASSANSRIITAEMFTQAMQQVHSPLVLPRPSNLRRMLAQMHELGLQNDRVNRRALRLTNHDLRAAIELVLSGLINN from the exons ATGAgttcagaattaattttaggTGTACGTTTAGATCTTCAAACATTaactacaattaaattaagtgatattaattttaagacaaAAGTAGCAGAACTGAAATATGAAACAGCTGGAAGGGTTAACCtatcaaaagaattatttg aaCTGATTTATTGTGGATGTGTTCTTGAAGATGATATGACTTTAGAATCTTATGGTTTAAAAAATGGTGCAATGATACATGTTTTAAGAAAAAGGGAACCAGAACTACCATCATttcctaaatatatatcagaaGATGGTATTTTACAACTTGTATCTGCATTTAAGTCCTTCAAAGAAAACCCTGGACTTCGAAGTGCTTTAAGT cgTATAGGGAAAAAACCAGAAGTTatggataatattatttcatcttctccTGGATTACATGAAGATACTGTAGCAATTGCTATTTTGCAAGATCCTGATTTAATGTCATATTTTACAGATGTAGATACTGTTCGAAG atttgcAGAGGCACATCCTGTTTTGGTAGAAGCTGCCCAAAATATAGCTGCAGCTGTTCATGCTGAAGCACATAACAACATAACTTTTGGCATCAATTCTTCATTGTCTAATTCAGAATCTGCTGCTTTTTCTTATAGTTTAGATAATTTAAGTGGTGATGAAGAAATGGCAGGGGATTCTTCTCAGTCTTCAGATTCTACACAACCATCAAATTTATCTTCTAATCCAACAAATTCTGCTGTTACTGTTGCACAACTTGCTGCAGCAGTTTCTAGAGCAAGAGCTGGAAGTTTTCCCCTTtctgattcttcttcttctacttcAGCTAGTAGCGCGAATTCTCGAATAATAACAGCAGAAATGTTTACACAAGCTATGCAACAAGTTCATTCACCATTAGTTTTACCGAGACCGTCAAATTTACGACGAATGTTAGCGCAAATGCATGAATTAGGGTTGCAAAATGATAGAGTGAATCGTCGAGCATTACGTCTCACAAATCATGATTTAAGAGCAGCAATTGAACTTGTGCTCAGTggtttaatcaataattaa
- the LOC108004238 gene encoding uncharacterized protein LOC108004238: MQDICENIRTAIEHGRTDIIRSLLDACENGNTTEGITKEKILNQPFLEEGTFLSYASKANQPDIVRTLLSCGANPAIQNTNGHNAVDVASSDIIRRTYIEELLRATAASELDRVLQLLDAGLNVNSWDSHGSKNTPLHWAACYGNKNIVTCLIDRGADVNAVNGCGATPLHDAVNRGDVTICQELLQAGANPLIRAIKGTFAGKTPYDLSRGKQSLHCFLQRFLSNFISNESETMHSPTTTFTEGNFCQKSISSNMSQLSIESNKSLDPVYDVPLRESGKESPSKTTEKGRLYSLLWPQPKTIVELKNFSTPFIAGKELFISIIQGSESIHRILDVWEISRTHLLELGYDVKIGEVHPSSGKLLNDNRIECIVNKKLFNTSEGYQLHISQNTIKVGAGSLAGLHYAVCTFVQILRLSKNHNKSEVCEIEPVFIKDEPRFMHRGILLDISPRGRIPTLEYLLHMIDLWSSFKISYLHLYSRLTPNCDWQLCYSKSEMVTLDRYCRDRHLDLVPTLDVDSNVGQHHLSQMWPIFQELLAVFPSLTYVHVGPRLANLLVQAENFDLNLSINETIETDMSEVFKSYSCLQELWHILNLNPNTTLLLCSNGLHSKAEFHNIPSNIILVEYGFQADYDFSEWTEAFRIAGGNVLPSSGTASYNSLAGCPASTYANTKNAIKTSLEQDSVGIVVAHWSGSHHLTPHPFAWIGYLIAAGLAWNPISEIDIGIDDNYEISEISRQKCITKLLDVHVFQDSEYKIGNAILELGRLDTLVLTLSKNQGTKDLQQIPDNRGSTLYRLLTDPDNVNLEYLSADLFAKVTKQVKRISHSLYEGNLSSKFASMEIQELQLTADLMLTACKIGRTLIGVGVNPNSNMGLAVINLGICNLPPTFRTDVANKMLAHIEQYKGSWLQRHLPQGLQSSLLVLTSALHRFVPET; the protein is encoded by the exons ATGCAAGACATTTGCGAAAATATTCGTACAGCTATTGAACATGGACGTACAGATATAATTAGATCTCTTTTGGATGCAT gTGAAAATGGTAATACAACTGAAGgtataacaaaagaaaaaattctaaatcaaCCATTTTTAGAAGAAGGTACTTTCCTTTCATATGCTTCAAAG gcAAATCAACCAGATATAGTAAGAACATTGTTAAGTTGTGGTGCTAATCCAGCTATTCAAAATACTAATGGACATAATGCTGTAGATGTTGCATCAAGTGATATAATACGTCGTACTTACATTGAAGAGTTATTAAGAGCAACTGCTGCATCTga gttAGACAGAGTATTGCAATTACTAGATGCtggattaaatgtaaattcatGGGATTCCCATGGTAGTAAAAACACACCTTTGCATTGGGCAGCTTgttatggaaataaaaatattgttacatgtttaattg ATAGAGGTGCAGATGTAAATGCTGTTAATGGCTGTGGTGCTACACCATTACATGATGCTGTAAATCGTGGTGATGTTACTATTTGTCAAGAATTATTACAAGCTGGTGCAAATCCTCTTATACGAGCGATTAAAgg AACCTTTGCAGGAAAAACTCCATATGATCTTTCTAGAGGAAAACAATCTTTACACTGTTTTCTTCAAAGATTTCTATCAAACTTTATATCGAACGAGAGTGAAACAATGCATAGTCCAACTACAACATTTACAGAAGgaaatttttgtcaaaaaagTATTTCAAGTAATATGAGTCAACTTTCAATAGAATCTAATAAATCGCTAGATCCAGTTTATGATGTACCATTACGTGAATCAGGCAAAGAAAGTCCAAGTAAGACTACAGAGAAAGGTAGACTTTATAGTTTACTTTGGCCACAACCAAAAACCattgttgaattaaaaaatttttctacaccTTTTATTGCTGGAAAAGagctttttatatctataatacaG GGTAGTGAATCCATACATAGAATATTAGATGTTTGGGAAATTAGCAGAActcatttattagaattaggCTATGATGTTAAAATTGGTGAAGTACATCCTAGTTCTGGTAAATTACTTAATGATAATCGAATTGAAtgtatagtaaataaaaaattatttaatacatctgAAGGATATCAATTACATATTTCGCAAAATACTATTAAAGTTGGTGCTGGAAGTTTAGCTGGATTACATTATGCAGTTTGTACTTTTGTACAAATTTTGCGATTaagtaaaaatcataataaatcagAAGTATGTGAAATTGAAcctgtttttataaaagatgaaCCAAGATTTATGCATCGTGGTATATTGTTAGATATCTCACCTAGAGGACGTATACCTACATTAGAATATTTGCTTCATATGATCGATTTATGGTCGtcctttaaaatatcttatttgcatttatattcaAGACTTACACCAAATTGCGATTGGCAATTATGTTATTCAAAATCAGAAATGGTTACTCTTGATCGTTATTGCAG agaTCGACATTTAGATTTAGTTCCAACTTTGGATGTTGATTCTAATGTAGGACAGCATCATTTATCACAAATGTGGCctatatttcaagaattattaGCAGTATTTCCAAGTTTAACTTATGTTCATGTTGGACCTAGATTGGCTAATTTGCTTGTTCAAGccgaaaatttcgatttgaatTTGTCAATTAATGAAACTATAGAAACAGATATGTCAGAagtatttaaatcatattcttGTCTTCAAGAACTTtggcatattttaaatttaaatccaaaTACAACTTTATTGCTTTGTTCTAATGGATTACATTCTAAAGcagaatttcataatataccTAGCAATATTATTCTTGTTGAATATGGATTTCag gcTGATTATGATTTTTCTGAATGGACAGAAGCATTTAGAATAGCAGGTGGTAATGTATTACCCAGTTCTGGAACAGCAAGTTATAACAGCTTAGCAGGATGTCCAGCATCAACATATGCAAATACAAAGAATGCAATAAAAACTTCTCTTGAACAAGATTCAGTTGGTATAGTTGTAGCTCATTGGTCTGGAAGTCATCATCTTACACCTCATCCTTTTGCATGGATTGGATATTTAATAGCAGCAGGATTAGCATGGAATCCAATTAGTGAAATAGATATAGGAATTgatgataattatgaaatatctgaaatatcaag acAAAAGTGTAtcacaaaattattagatGTTCATGTTTTTCAAGAttctgaatataaaattggtAATGCAATATTAGAATTAGGACGTTTAGATACTTTAGTACTTACCTTAAGTAAAAATCAAGGAACAAAAGATTTGCAACAAATTCCTGATAATCGAGGATCaacattatatagattattaacaGATCcagataatgtaaatttagaatatcttTCAGCTGATTTATTTGca aaagtaACAAAACAAGTTAAACGTATTTCACATTCATTATATGAAGGAAATCTATCATCAAAATTTGCGTCGATGGAAATACAAGAACTTCAATTAACCGCCGATTTAATGTTGACAGCATGTAAAATTGGCAGAACATTGATTGGTGTTGGTGTTAATCCTAATAGTAATATGGGTCTTGCAGTGATTAATTTAGGAATATGTAATCTACCACCTACATTTAGAACAGATGTAGCAAATAAAATGTTGGCTCATATAGAACAATATAAAGGTTCATGGTTGCAAAGGCATTTACCTCAGGGCCTTCAAAGCTCTTTACTAGTCTTAACTAGTGCTTTACATAGGTTTGTGCcagaaacataa
- the LOC108004227 gene encoding protein FAM177A1, giving the protein MASQKNEFCDLSEIILNENTDSTTQFHKTLKRPKRVLHFSDGDLEEYSEDETDSKSVNKTLNHIDPKSLNWLPWAWYQTTSIGNKLLDGCDYMGEWLANFFGITAPKYQFEINEFYRLQALENEMLHKQDLEMGGWNENNKNNLVNNIQ; this is encoded by the exons ATGGCTTCacagaaaaatgaattttgtgatttatctgaaattattttaaatgaaaacacTGACAGTACTACACAA tttcataAGACATTAAAGCGACCAAAGCGTGTATTACATTTTTCGGATGGTGATTTAGAAGAATATTCTGAAGATGAAACAGATTCAAAAAGTGTAAATAAAACACTGAACCATATAGATCCA aaatctCTAAATTGGTTACCTTGGGCATGGTATCAAACTACTTCAATTGGTAATAAGTTATTAGATGGATGTGATTACATGGGTGAATGGTTAGCTAATTTTTTTGGTATCACAGCACctaaatatcaatttgaaatcaatgaattttatagaCTTCAAGCTCTTGAAAATGAGATGTTACATAAACAAGATTTAGAAATGGGTGGATggaatgaaaacaataaaaataatcttgtgaataatatacaataa
- the LOC108003430 gene encoding tetraspanin-3-like isoform X1 has translation MAQTLACLYYFLSGGAIVIGVCSIIESVCASYFISQLFEYSFLTPSNICGSAIMLLVMGLITCLIAWCIWKFVDFTNRSQVIIFSMALMIVIIINMSAGIWALVRHEQVDLLAIAHHKHVFELAVSENHTDLGHINSALWDQIHSELHCCGINGPTDYLSKDAVPWSCCVTSSLTNTTNSKGICITMYARGCQYVIINRIRSILLHIFLLALFTVLLQICFMLCMLYYERTCRERMKRRKKLITLAQSFAQASKDLGTNDNILNQQSKYSKILIT, from the exons aTGGCACAAACACTTGCTTGTTTATATTACTTTCTTAGTGGTGGTGCCATTGTTATTGGT GTATGTAGTATTATAGAAAGTGTTTGTGCTAGCTATTTTATATcgcaattatttgaatattcatttctcACCCCTAGTAATATATGTGGTTCAGCGATAATGCTTCTCGTAATGGGTTTGATAACGTGTCTAATAGCTTGGTGCATTTGGAAATTCGTAGATTTTACGAATAGAAGTCAAGTTATAatt TTTTCTATGGCTCTAatgattgttataattatcaatatgagTGCTGGAATTTGGGCTCTTGTCAGACATGAACAAGTAGATTTATTAGCAATTGCACATCATAAACATGTATTCGAACTCGCTGTATCAGAAAATCATACAGATTTGGGTCATATAAATTCAGCTCTTTGGGATCAAATTCATTCAGag TTGCATTGTTGTGGAATAAATGGTCCAACTGATTATCTCAGCAAAGATGCAGTTCCCTGGTCTTGTTGTGTTACATCGTCACTTACAAATACTACCAATAGTAAAGGAATATGTATTACAATGTATGCACGCGGTTgtcaatatgttataataaatcgtATTAGATCAATTcttcttcatattttcttgCTTGCATTATTTACAGTATTATTAcag ATATGTTTCATGTTGTGTATGTTATATTACGAAAGAACATGTCGAGAAaggatgaaaagaagaaagaaattgataactCTTGCCCAATCATTTGCGCAAGCATCCAAAGATTTGGGAACAaatgacaatattttaaatcaacaatcaaaatattctaaaatattgattacttAA
- the LOC108003430 gene encoding tetraspanin-3-like isoform X2, giving the protein MAQTLACLYYFLSGGAIVIGVCSIIESVCASYFISQLFEYSFLTPSNICGSAIMLLVMGLITCLIAWCIWKFVDFTNRSQVIIFSMALMIVIIINMSAGIWALVRHEQVDLLAIAHHKHVFELAVSENHTDLGHINSALWDQIHSELHCCGINGPTDYLSKDAVPWSCCVTSSLTNTTNSKGICITMYARGCQYVIINRIRSILLHIFLLALFTVLLQLFLDMFHVVYVILRKNMSRKDEKKKEIDNSCPIICASIQRFGNK; this is encoded by the exons aTGGCACAAACACTTGCTTGTTTATATTACTTTCTTAGTGGTGGTGCCATTGTTATTGGT GTATGTAGTATTATAGAAAGTGTTTGTGCTAGCTATTTTATATcgcaattatttgaatattcatttctcACCCCTAGTAATATATGTGGTTCAGCGATAATGCTTCTCGTAATGGGTTTGATAACGTGTCTAATAGCTTGGTGCATTTGGAAATTCGTAGATTTTACGAATAGAAGTCAAGTTATAatt TTTTCTATGGCTCTAatgattgttataattatcaatatgagTGCTGGAATTTGGGCTCTTGTCAGACATGAACAAGTAGATTTATTAGCAATTGCACATCATAAACATGTATTCGAACTCGCTGTATCAGAAAATCATACAGATTTGGGTCATATAAATTCAGCTCTTTGGGATCAAATTCATTCAGag TTGCATTGTTGTGGAATAAATGGTCCAACTGATTATCTCAGCAAAGATGCAGTTCCCTGGTCTTGTTGTGTTACATCGTCACTTACAAATACTACCAATAGTAAAGGAATATGTATTACAATGTATGCACGCGGTTgtcaatatgttataataaatcgtATTAGATCAATTcttcttcatattttcttgCTTGCATTATTTACAGTATTATTAcag CTATTTTTAGATATGTTTCATGTTGTGTATGTTATATTACGAAAGAACATGTCGAGAAaggatgaaaagaagaaagaaattgataactCTTGCCCAATCATTTGCGCAAGCATCCAAAGATTTGGGAACAaatga
- the LOC108003430 gene encoding tetraspanin-3-like isoform X3 — MLLVMGLITCLIAWCIWKFVDFTNRSQVIIFSMALMIVIIINMSAGIWALVRHEQVDLLAIAHHKHVFELAVSENHTDLGHINSALWDQIHSELHCCGINGPTDYLSKDAVPWSCCVTSSLTNTTNSKGICITMYARGCQYVIINRIRSILLHIFLLALFTVLLQICFMLCMLYYERTCRERMKRRKKLITLAQSFAQASKDLGTNDNILNQQSKYSKILIT, encoded by the exons ATGCTTCTCGTAATGGGTTTGATAACGTGTCTAATAGCTTGGTGCATTTGGAAATTCGTAGATTTTACGAATAGAAGTCAAGTTATAatt TTTTCTATGGCTCTAatgattgttataattatcaatatgagTGCTGGAATTTGGGCTCTTGTCAGACATGAACAAGTAGATTTATTAGCAATTGCACATCATAAACATGTATTCGAACTCGCTGTATCAGAAAATCATACAGATTTGGGTCATATAAATTCAGCTCTTTGGGATCAAATTCATTCAGag TTGCATTGTTGTGGAATAAATGGTCCAACTGATTATCTCAGCAAAGATGCAGTTCCCTGGTCTTGTTGTGTTACATCGTCACTTACAAATACTACCAATAGTAAAGGAATATGTATTACAATGTATGCACGCGGTTgtcaatatgttataataaatcgtATTAGATCAATTcttcttcatattttcttgCTTGCATTATTTACAGTATTATTAcag ATATGTTTCATGTTGTGTATGTTATATTACGAAAGAACATGTCGAGAAaggatgaaaagaagaaagaaattgataactCTTGCCCAATCATTTGCGCAAGCATCCAAAGATTTGGGAACAaatgacaatattttaaatcaacaatcaaaatattctaaaatattgattacttAA
- the LOC108004225 gene encoding CD63 antigen isoform X1, translating to MSCGMGMIKYLLFIFNFIFAVCGLGILTLGVLVHLQILGVSKQIETGLAFPSITLIVLGSIIFVISFFGCCGAIRESHCMTITFASFLLFILLVQIAIAVYAFIVVKNDDNFRNISEKYQEIFNGYFLNSESKEFIDLVQKNLQCCGVHSPSDYNGNPIPASCCKENDNNNNTCSVSNTYSNGCVEVLKDMLKFAGTVFGSVAIAIAGVELIGIIFALCLANSIKNAERRGYRV from the exons ATGAGTTGCGGAATgggaatgataaaatatctactcttcatatttaatttcatcttcgCG GTATGCGGGTTAGGTATTCTAACTCTCGGTGTTTTGGTACATCTACAAATATTAGGAGTAAGTAAGCAAATCGAAACCGGTCTTGCGTTTCCATCGATAACATTGATCGTTCTTGGcagtataatttttgtaatatcatttttcgGATGCTGCGGTGCTATCCGAGAAAGTCATTGCATGACAATTACC ttCGCATCGTTTCTTCTGTTTATTTTGCTCGTGCAAATAGCAATTGCCGTTTATGCCTTTATAGTTGTcaaaaatgatgataatttcCGCAATATATCAGAGAAATATCAGGAGATATTTAATGGTTACTTTTTGAACTCGGAGAgtaaagaatttattgatcTCGTTCAGAAAAAT TTGCAATGCTGTGGTGTCCACTCTCCAAGTGATTATAATGGCAATCCTATTCCTGCAAGTTGttgtaaagaaaatgataataataataatacttgctCTGTGAGTAATACGTATTCGAATGGCTGTGTAGAAGTATTAAAAGATATGCTCAAATTTGCCGGAACTGTATTTGGTAGTGTCGCTATTGCTATTGCCGGTGTTGAG TTGATTGGCATTATTTTCGCACTTTGCTTGgcaaattctataaaaaatgctGAACGCAGGGGTTATAGAGTATGA
- the LOC108004225 gene encoding CD63 antigen isoform X2: MNCISECIKYLLFIFNFIFVVCGLGILTLGVLVHLQILGVSKQIETGLAFPSITLIVLGSIIFVISFFGCCGAIRESHCMTITFASFLLFILLVQIAIAVYAFIVVKNDDNFRNISEKYQEIFNGYFLNSESKEFIDLVQKNLQCCGVHSPSDYNGNPIPASCCKENDNNNNTCSVSNTYSNGCVEVLKDMLKFAGTVFGSVAIAIAGVELIGIIFALCLANSIKNAERRGYRV; this comes from the exons atgaattGTATTTCAGAGTGTATcaaatatttgctttttatttttaattttatctttgtg GTATGCGGGTTAGGTATTCTAACTCTCGGTGTTTTGGTACATCTACAAATATTAGGAGTAAGTAAGCAAATCGAAACCGGTCTTGCGTTTCCATCGATAACATTGATCGTTCTTGGcagtataatttttgtaatatcatttttcgGATGCTGCGGTGCTATCCGAGAAAGTCATTGCATGACAATTACC ttCGCATCGTTTCTTCTGTTTATTTTGCTCGTGCAAATAGCAATTGCCGTTTATGCCTTTATAGTTGTcaaaaatgatgataatttcCGCAATATATCAGAGAAATATCAGGAGATATTTAATGGTTACTTTTTGAACTCGGAGAgtaaagaatttattgatcTCGTTCAGAAAAAT TTGCAATGCTGTGGTGTCCACTCTCCAAGTGATTATAATGGCAATCCTATTCCTGCAAGTTGttgtaaagaaaatgataataataataatacttgctCTGTGAGTAATACGTATTCGAATGGCTGTGTAGAAGTATTAAAAGATATGCTCAAATTTGCCGGAACTGTATTTGGTAGTGTCGCTATTGCTATTGCCGGTGTTGAG TTGATTGGCATTATTTTCGCACTTTGCTTGgcaaattctataaaaaatgctGAACGCAGGGGTTATAGAGTATGA
- the LOC108004228 gene encoding uncharacterized protein LOC108004228 isoform X17: protein MGANLTKQSRREATQRDVERERRQRMEAEARVREATAEAERARSRVHHLQRELARMEETSRGLLQHKHRAEQLKQEKTALTLSYEARVHQYQAQISKLQLENESMRGQLRGLEAACAGEVHAALVARLATLETEHAALARDADAQRRQYERCLDDVANQVVRALLSQKGLREEIGALQRRIRELEAQNRALSGLLAQAANPGSPTELIQGILEAGPAAVVAALGLDPAWVPLSRPRSLNLQIPVMAATKCRRNRPLAQKPSEEEGSESPESGNRDEGYSTMSSDVQGEGARQEPSRGLEDLKEATDETEADVSPDARLVALDAGDPDVLFLPLNLTVGINPRHSYPPTKDLLPYQHVMRSFSDSHLCLKLTTTTNFTPYKLSSPMGSSSLLLVEEEGWDTEYVQQWLRLDDSRSAQQHRDLLELEYDRAELEDWSFSLSTEDLVQNESTVWKEPTTTTTTPALPAIKEHNPLELEEDANECLWNGASYLADRTGGELVALLMDARATGSWPYATSPGTSWSSEEGAFENSSKRSSAALSGCSDDPDSPSIGTDFTRDFYRLVKFESTKSLASTSSRSGRPPPDREQALQSVLSFIAEQQMYLTELPNNLLEHNGTTEVLEETENKNESGTEAMCTEIEPVDQDNSNMENIETSTNDDLLDQIPVPSLAPEERIISAVACNGGVSYTTVAPSELGAVPEEDEEAATSSTPSTVVSPARASLLVEGRDRSLSFHERATSKDVIDELNRMIRKGEENTVSQETQVPLEKLDLACCCPTGWVHVERDIDFTDPKARANLLDVMLESSESSSATSSSGSAGSDSGDEPPDYRHLHRLHRYRRQKKASAAQAHRVLRLPSTWGSSRPSIIGRGEDFFVRYGDKEREAVASFDFLDEIVAPSSTGSNASLIDLDDTPSTELRSDIMKLSPL, encoded by the exons GATGGAGGAGACGTCACGAGGGTTGCTGCAGCACAAGCACAGGGCCGAACAGCTGAAGCAAGAGAAAACTGCTCTTACGCTTTCTTACGag GCGCGCGTACATCAGTATCAGGCACAAATCTCGAAGCTGCAACTGGAGAACGAGTCGATGAGGGGTCAGCTGCGCGGTTTGGAGGCTGCGTGTGCTGGTGAGGTGCATGCCGCGTTGGTGGCACGTCTAGCGACCTTGGAAACGGAACACGCCGCCTTGGCGAGGGACGCGGATGCTCAGCGTCGCCAGTACGAGCGGTGTCTGGACGACGTCGCCAACCAGGTGGTCCGCGCCCTTCTATCCCAAAAG GGTCTCAGGGAAGAAATCGGTGCATTGCAGAGGCGTATTCGAGAGCTCGAAGCTCAAAATCGAGCGCTTTCAGGATTATTGGCCCAAGCCGCAAATCCTGGAAGTCCAACAGAATTGATTCAAGGGATTCTCGAAGCTGGACCAGCGGCGGTAGTGGCCGCCCTTGGTCTCGATCCAGCTTGGGTTCCCTTGTCAAGGCCACGCTCGCTCAATTTACAAATACCAGTCATGGCTGCCACGAAATGTCGAAGAAACAGACCGTTAg CCCAGAAACCATCGGAAGAGGAAGGTAGCGAGAGTCCAGAGAGCGGGAACAGAGACGAAGGTTATTCAACGATGTCCAGCGATGTACAAGGTGAGGGTGCTCGACAAGAGCCATCCCGAGGGTTGGAGGATCTGAAAGAGGCGACAGATGAGACCGAGGCAGACGTTTCACCGGATGCACGATTGGTCGCCCTTGACGCCGGCGATCCTGACGTCCTGTTTTTGCCATTGAATCTCACTGTAGGAATAAATCCACGCCACAGCTATCCCCCGACCAAAGATTTGCTGCCGTATCAGCACGTGATGCGTAGCTTCTCCGACAGCCATCTATGTCTGAAGCTGACCACTACCACCAATTTCACACCGTACAAGCTATCGAGCCCCATGGGATCCTCCTCTCTACTTCTAGTCGAGGAAGAAGGCTGGGATACCGAGTATGTGCAACAATGGCTCAg gTTGGACGATAGTAGAAGTGCTCAACAACATCGAGATCTTCTCGAGTTGGAATACGACAGAGCAGAATTGGAAGATTGGAGTTTCTCGTTATCTACCGAGGACCTTGTTCAAAATGAATCTACGGTGTGGAAAGAACCCACTACCACCACTACAACTCCAGCGCTTCCTGCAATCAAGGAACATAATCCTTTGGAATTGGAAGAGGATGCAAACGAATGTTTGTGGAATGGTGCCAGTTATCTTGCAGATAGAACAGGAGGCGAATTG gTTGCGCTACTTATGGATGCCAGAGCGACTGGATCGTGGCCATATGCTACAAGTCCAGGTACTTCATGGAGCAGCGAAGAAGGTGCGTTTGAAAATTCCAGTAAACGATCCTCGGCGGCACTATCCGGTTGCAGTGACGATCCGGATTCACCTTCGATCGGCACCGACTTCACCAGAGATTTCTACAGGCTGGTAAAATTCGAGAGCACGAAGAGTTTGGCAAGCACATCGTCGAGAAGCGGAAGACCTCCACCGGATAGGGAACAAGCTTTACAAAGTGTCTTGTCTTTTATCGCTGAACAACAAATGTATTTAACTGAATTACCGAACAATCTGTTGGAACATAACGGTACAACGGAag ttTTAGAAGAAACAGAAAACAAGAATGAGTCTGGAACCGAGGCGATGTGCACCGAAATTGAACCTGTTGATCAAGATAACAGTAACATGGAAAACATCGAAACGAGCACTAATGATGATTTGCTGGATCAAATACCCGTACCCTCTTTGGCACCGGAAGAGAGAATAATCAGTGCGGTAGCTTGCAACGGTGGTGTATCTTATACTACAGTTGCGCCATCCGAATTAGGTGCTGTTCCtgaagaagacgaagaagcTGCTACTTCTTCTACACCAAGCACGGTT gtaAGTCCAGCGAGAGCATCGCTATTGGTCGAAGGCAGGGATCGATCACTGAGCTTTCACGAGCGTGCCACATCGAAGGACGTGATAGATGAACTAAATCGAATGATCAGAAAAGGTGAGGAAAACACTGTGTCCCAAGAAACTCAGGTACCGCTCGAAAAATTAGATCTTGCTTGCTGCTGTCCAACTGGATGGGTTCACGTTGAACGAGATATTGACTTTACTGACCCAAAA gCAAGAGCCAATCTTTTAGACGTGATGTTAGAGAGCAGTGAAAGTTCTTCGGCGACATCGAGCAGCGGATCAGCCGGAAGTGACTCGGGGGATGAACCACCTGATTACCGTCACTTGCATAGACTACATCGATACCGACGACAAAAAAAag CATCGGCGGCCCAGGCACATCGTGTATTACGATTGCCGTCAACCTGGGGTTCATCGAGGCCATCGATCATCGGACGAGGTGAGGATTTCTTCGTACGATATGGAGACAAGGAACGTGAAGCCGTGGCCTCTTTTGACTTCCTCGACGAGATCGTGGCACCCTCCTCGACGGGCTCGAATGCTAGTCTCATCGATTTGGATGACACACCGTCTACCGAGCTTCGTAGCGACATCATGAAGCTTTCTCCGCTTTAG